One Acidobacteriota bacterium genomic window, ATGCGCGGGCAGACGGAACGCACGCAGCAGGCAGAGGCACGATCACCGCGGGCCGCGTCGACGCCAGTACGCTATGACCGGCGTACGGTCCCGGGCGCTCCGGCGGGCGGCGGGCCGGACAACGGCGTCTCGGCAACTGAACGACAGGCACAGCGAAGCGGCTGGAGTTCAGGCCGACGATCCGACCCCACGGCCGAGTCGGGCAATGCCGGGGGGATGGGCCGACGCTCGTTGCCCGAGGCCACGCCTCGCGTTTCCACCTCACAATCTCCTCGCGCCGAACCCCGGCCGTCGCCGCGCGAGCGCTCGTGGGGCACATCGTCGGCCGGCGCTGACGAGCGCAGGTCGTCCCGTCCGACGGGTCGGTCGGCTCCCGATATCGGTTCGCGCGCTGAGCGCAGCTCAACGGCGACGCCGAGACGCGGGTTCTCGTCGGACAGCGGGTCGTCTTCCCCGTCTTCGCGATACAATTCCGGATCAGCCACGCAGCGGTCGCCGAGCCGGGGCACATCGTCCCCACGCCGCGGCCGCGGCGGTGCTCCGGAGTAAATGGCTCGAACCACACCTGCCAGGGCGCCTGAGCGCCCGTCGCTCGCCCGACAAGCTGGCATCGCCGCGCTCTTCGTGATCGCGGCGGTGCTCGGCATCGTGACCGGACTGGTCGCCGCCTATTCGGGCGATCTGCCTCAAGTCTCCGCGCTCGACGGGTACAGCCCAGGCACCATCACCCGCATCTACGCATCAGACAACCGACTGATTGGCGAGTTCGCCACACAGCGGCGCGTGATGGTGAGGTACGACGAGATTCCTCCGCTGTTGCGCCAGGCAATTCTCTCGGCTGAGGACGCGGATTTCGACAAACACTTCGGCATCAACTTCACCCGCCTCTTCGTCACGGTCTTCCAGAACATTGTGATGCGGCGGACCTACGGCGCCAGCACCCTGACGCAGCAACTGGCCCGCAAGCTCTTCCTCAAGCCGGAAAAGTCAATCGAACGAAAGGTCAAGGAGGCGCTGCTCGCCATCCAGATTGAGAAGCGATACACGAAGCACGAGATCTTCACGATGTACTGCAATCAGATGAATCTGGGCCACGGCGCGTATGGTGTCGAGGCGGCATCGAGGCTGTACTTCGGGAAACCCATCAAGGACTTGAAACTCGAGGAGGCGGCGCTCATCGCCGGCATTTTGCAGTCGCCCGAGCGCCAGAGTCCGTATGTCAACGAAAAGAGGGCGATGCAGCGGCGCAACTACGCGCTACAGCGCATGGCTGGCGAAAGCTACATCACGCAGGCCGAAGCCGACGCCGCCATGGCGAAGCCCATCGTCGTCGTTCCGATGGCCACCGCGGGCACCGCGACCGCCCCGTACTTTGTCGAAGAGGTCCGCAAGTACCTTGAACACCGGTACGGCGCCCGCGAACTGTACGAAGCCGGCATGTCCGTCTACACGACGCTTGACGCCGATCTGCAGAAGGCGGCGGCGCGCGCACTCGACCGGGGCCTTCGTCACGTAGACAAGCGCCGAGGCTTCCGGAAGCCAGCTCGCAACCTCGCGGCCGAACACATCGATCTTGGCACCTATCGAGACCGGAGATGGGATCGACCCATTCAGGCGGGAGACATCGTCCCAGCGCTCGTCGTCGGCGCCGGCGATGGTCGCGATCGCGTACCGGTCAAGCGCAAGCGGGCCGACGCCGAACCGTCGCCTGCTGGCGGCCCGATGCGTGTCCGTGTCGGACGGTACGAGGCCGATCTCACGCGGACGTCGATTCAATGGACTGGCCGCACACGCGCGGCTGATCTGGTGCGCACTGGCGATCTCATCGAGGTCGAGGTCCTCACCGTCGACCAACCGCGCGGCCTATTGACAGTCCGGCTCGAGCAGTTCCCGATCGTCGAAGGCGCGGTGCTCGCCATCGATAATCGGACGGGCCAGATCAAGGCGATGATCGGCGGATCCGACTTTGCGAGAACCAAGTTCAATCGTGCCGTCCAGGCGCCGCGACAGATCGGCTCGGCGTTCAAGCCCATCGTCTTCACCGCGGCCATCGACCGCGGCTACACCGCGTCGAGCCTCCTGCTCGACGCCCCCGTCTCCTACAATGCGGGCCCCGGACAGCCGCCGTATGCTCCGCGCAATTACGATCGGAAGTACGAAGGATCGGTGACGCTGAGGCATACGCTCGAGGACTCGCGCAACGTGCCGACCGTGCGGATGATGGAGCAGCTGACACCCGATCAGGTGATCAGCTACGCCCGCCGACTTGGATTCCAGTCGCCGATCCGGCCGTATCTATCGTCGGCGCTCGGCGCGTCGGAAGCCACGCTGCTCGAGGTGACGAGCGCCTACTCGGCGTTCCCAAACCAGGGCGTGCGAATGCAGCCGTTCCAGATCCTGAAGATCGTCGAGCGGGACGGCACGTTGATCGAGGAACACCAACCGCAGCCGACTGAGGGCATCCGCGCCGACACGGCATTTGTGATGGTCAACCTGCTGCGCGGCGTCGTCCAGCGCGGCACCGGCGCAAAAGCCGCCGAACTCGACTGGCCGCTCGCCGGCAAGACCGGAACGGTCGACGACTACACCGACGCGTGGTTCGTGGGCTTCGACCCGAATCTCACGATTGGCGTATGGGTGGGCCTTGACGAGAAGAAGCCGCTCGGCGCCAACGAGACCGGCGCCGTCGCGGCGCTGCCCATCTGGATGGAGATCTTCAAGTCCTACATCGATCGGCGGGGTGATCGAACCAACCCGCCGCGCTTCGAACCGCCCGGCAACATTGTGTTCATGGCGGTCGACCATGCCACCGGGATGCCGGTGAACCCGGACACGCCTGGCGCGGTCAACGAGGCCTACATCGCGGGTACGCAGCCGGGAATCGGGTTTCCGAAGCAGTAGCCTGCGCTACTCATCCTCGACCGCCGCCTGTCCGAGCGTGCCGGCGGCCTTGGCCTTGAGATAGGACTTGATGAAGCCGTCGATGTCGCCGTCGAGCACCCGGTTGACGTCGCCGACCTGCTCCTTGGTCCGGTGGTCCTTGATCATCTGGTAGGGATGCAGGACGTAGCTGCGGATCTGGCTGCCGAAGGCGATGTCCTTCTTCTCGCCGCCCAGTTTCTCGAGCCTCGCCTGTTGCTCCTTGATCTTCATGTCGAACAGACGGGACTTCAGCACCTTCATCGCCGCATCGCGATTGCGGATCTGGGACCGTTCGTTCTGGCACGACACCACGACGTTGGTAGGCAGATGCGTGATGCGGACCGCGGAATAGGTCGTATTGACCCCCTGCCCGCCAGGCCCGCTCGCGCAGAACGTGTCGATGCGGATGTCCTTCTCGTCGACGACAATCTCGACGTCGTTTTCAAGTTCGGGCCACACGTAGACCGACGCGAAAGAGGTGTGCCGCCTGGCTGCCTGGTCGAACGGTGAGATGCGCACGAGCCGATGGACGCCCGCCTCCGACAGCATCAGCCCGTACGCGTACTCGCCCGTGATCATCAGCGTGGCGCTTTTGAGGCCCGCTTCGTCGCCCGGCTGGTAGTCGACGACCTCGCGTTTGAAGCCACGGCGCTCAGTCCATCGCAGGTACATGCGGAGCAGCATGTCCGCCCAGTCCTGCGACTCGGTGCCGCCGGCGCCTGGATGGATCGTCACGATCGCGTTGGCGCGGTCGTGCTCGCCGCCGAGGATGCGCCTGGTTTCGGTGGCCTCGATGTCGGCGTCGAGGCGATCGAGACCAGTGGCAATCTCAGCGGTGACATCCTCGCCAACTTGGGCCCATTCGACCAGCACGCCGAGATCGTCTTGTTGCTTGGAGAGGGATTCGATCAGATCGACTTCGTCCTGAAGCCGCTTTCGGCGCTGGAGGGTTCGCTGGGCCTCCGCCTGATCACTCCAGAATGCTGGCTGGGAGATGCGCGCCTCGAGCTTGACGACTTCTTCCCGCGGCCGTCCAGCCTCAAAGATAACTCCTGAGCTCGGCGGCCCGCTTCAGCAGATCCTGGTAACGACGGACGAGATCATCAAGCTCGAGTGCCATAGTTGCGTCTCCAAGGCCTCATCGAAAATGAGACTGACATGAGAAAATGGGTCTGACCCCAAAGTACGCAGAAAATGCGTACTTCTGATCGGGGTACACCCGGGATTGACCTGTTTCGAGGACAAGCCCTATTGATTCTACCGCGGATGGGGGGCGGCGCGCCGCCACGTGGCGACCAGGGCGAGCAGCGTCAGGAGCGCACAGGCCAGGGCAAACGCGTCGCCGGTTCGGCCATAGATGGTTCGCCCGTTGAGGAACCTGACGTCGCCGGTGACGACGGTCCGTTCGAAGATGGGCGACGCGGCGACGACCCGCCCGTAAGGATCCACGATCCCGCTGATGCCGGTGTTGGCGGCGCGGATGAGGTACCTTCCCTGCTCCACGGCGCGAAGCGCGGCCTGTTCGAAGTGCTGGTACGGCGCCGACGAAGAGCCATACCAGGCGTCGTTGGTAATCGTCGTCAGCAGTTGGCTGCCTCGCTGCACGAAGTCGGCGACCAGATCCGGATAGACGACCTCGTAACAAATCGCCGTCGAGAGCGTGTGGCTCCCGATCGACATCACGACCGCCTGCTCGCCCGGGGAAAAGTCGGAGACGGCATCAACCAGCGGTGCCGCGAAGAACAGCAGGCGCTTCAGCGGCACGTATTCCCCAAATGGCACCAGGTGCATCTTCTTGTAGACGCCGGCGATGGCTCCGGCCGGGTTCAGCAGGAACGCGGAATTGAAGTACCGCGGAGGCGTCCCCGGCTCGAATTGATCGCTGCCGAAGAGCAGGTGGATGTCGCGGCTCCGCACGACCTCGCTGATGACGGCCCGACCGCCCGCGTCGTGTTCGAACAGAAATGGCGTCGCCGATTCGGGCCAGACCACGAGCCTGGCGCCCTGATCGGCGGCCTGCATCGTCAACTTCAAATAGATGTCGAGGATCTGCGCCGCCGAGGCCTGGCTCCACTTCTCTTCCTGCCTGATATTCCCCTGGACCAGCGCGACCCGGATGGGGTCGCCGTTCCTGAGCAGGCTCCCCTCCTGCACTCTCCACTGCCCCCACGCGGCGAGCCCGCCGATGATCGCGAGAGCGCAGACCGGCACCACGACCCGGTCACGCCCGCGTCCCACAGCAGCCATCACCGCCGCCACCGACCCCAGCGCGACGAGCGCGGAGAGTCCGTAGACGCCTGCCAGGCTCGCGGTCTGGGCAATCGGCGTCGCGGTCGCCTGGCTCGCACCGAGCAGGACCCACGGGAAGCCGCCCAGCACGTAGCGACGCGCCAACTCGGTCGCCACCCACACCGCCGGGGCCAACACCAGTCCGCGCGCTCCCAGCGCCCGGACCAGTTGCGCGACGATCACGGCAAACACGCCCGGGAAGAGCGCGAGATACGCGACGAGCAGGCCTCCGACCACGACGGCCAAGGGCCAGTTCAGGCCGCCAAACGTCTGCATCACCGCCGGCGTCCAATACACCGTGCCGCCGAAGTAGCCGGCACCGGCCACCAGACCAAGCAGGAACGCATGGCGCGTGCGGATCTCGGGATGCCGGACCAGCGCGAGCAGCAGCGGCGCGAGCCCGATCCACGCCACGGCAGAGTGTCCGTACCGCGGAAAGCTCACTGCGAGCAGGACGCCGGAGAGGATAGCTAGCGGGTAACCCAGGGCTTGTACTGTCCTTCGCTCTCGATCTTGCGGGCCACGGCATCGGCGTCGTGCCTGGTCTTGTAGGTGCCGACCTTCACGCGGAACACGCCGGTCCGATCGCCGGCTTCCGGCGCGACCACGCGGGCCTCGTAGCCTTTGGCCTTCAGCCGCTTGACAACGACATCCGCATCGCTGCGTTTCTTGACGGCGGCAACCTGGACCGTGAAGGGACCGGTCGCCGTGGCCTCGGCCCGACCCGCAGCCGGCGAATCGTCGGGCGCATCGGGCGGCGGCTGCGGCAAGTCAGTGGAGATCGTCCCTCCTGCCGGAGTCGCAGCCGTCGTCGGCGCTTTGAGCGGCTCGG contains:
- a CDS encoding PBP1A family penicillin-binding protein — encoded protein: MARTTPARAPERPSLARQAGIAALFVIAAVLGIVTGLVAAYSGDLPQVSALDGYSPGTITRIYASDNRLIGEFATQRRVMVRYDEIPPLLRQAILSAEDADFDKHFGINFTRLFVTVFQNIVMRRTYGASTLTQQLARKLFLKPEKSIERKVKEALLAIQIEKRYTKHEIFTMYCNQMNLGHGAYGVEAASRLYFGKPIKDLKLEEAALIAGILQSPERQSPYVNEKRAMQRRNYALQRMAGESYITQAEADAAMAKPIVVVPMATAGTATAPYFVEEVRKYLEHRYGARELYEAGMSVYTTLDADLQKAAARALDRGLRHVDKRRGFRKPARNLAAEHIDLGTYRDRRWDRPIQAGDIVPALVVGAGDGRDRVPVKRKRADAEPSPAGGPMRVRVGRYEADLTRTSIQWTGRTRAADLVRTGDLIEVEVLTVDQPRGLLTVRLEQFPIVEGAVLAIDNRTGQIKAMIGGSDFARTKFNRAVQAPRQIGSAFKPIVFTAAIDRGYTASSLLLDAPVSYNAGPGQPPYAPRNYDRKYEGSVTLRHTLEDSRNVPTVRMMEQLTPDQVISYARRLGFQSPIRPYLSSALGASEATLLEVTSAYSAFPNQGVRMQPFQILKIVERDGTLIEEHQPQPTEGIRADTAFVMVNLLRGVVQRGTGAKAAELDWPLAGKTGTVDDYTDAWFVGFDPNLTIGVWVGLDEKKPLGANETGAVAALPIWMEIFKSYIDRRGDRTNPPRFEPPGNIVFMAVDHATGMPVNPDTPGAVNEAYIAGTQPGIGFPKQ
- the prfB gene encoding peptide chain release factor 2 (programmed frameshift), which codes for MALELDDLVRRYQDLLKRAAELRSYLEAGRPREEVVKLEARISQPAFWSDQAEAQRTLQRRKRLQDEVDLIESLSKQQDDLGVLVEWAQVGEDVTAEIATGLDRLDADIEATETRRILGGEHDRANAIVTIHPGAGGTESQDWADMLLRMYLRWTERRGFKREVVDYQPGDEAGLKSATLMITGEYAYGLMLSEAGVHRLVRISPFDQAARRHTSFASVYVWPELENDVEIVVDEKDIRIDTFCASGPGGQGVNTTYSAVRITHLPTNVVVSCQNERSQIRNRDAAMKVLKSRLFDMKIKEQQARLEKLGGEKKDIAFGSQIRSYVLHPYQMIKDHRTKEQVGDVNRVLDGDIDGFIKSYLKAKAAGTLGQAAVEDE
- the lnt gene encoding apolipoprotein N-acyltransferase; the protein is MLAVSFPRYGHSAVAWIGLAPLLLALVRHPEIRTRHAFLLGLVAGAGYFGGTVYWTPAVMQTFGGLNWPLAVVVGGLLVAYLALFPGVFAVIVAQLVRALGARGLVLAPAVWVATELARRYVLGGFPWVLLGASQATATPIAQTASLAGVYGLSALVALGSVAAVMAAVGRGRDRVVVPVCALAIIGGLAAWGQWRVQEGSLLRNGDPIRVALVQGNIRQEEKWSQASAAQILDIYLKLTMQAADQGARLVVWPESATPFLFEHDAGGRAVISEVVRSRDIHLLFGSDQFEPGTPPRYFNSAFLLNPAGAIAGVYKKMHLVPFGEYVPLKRLLFFAAPLVDAVSDFSPGEQAVVMSIGSHTLSTAICYEVVYPDLVADFVQRGSQLLTTITNDAWYGSSSAPYQHFEQAALRAVEQGRYLIRAANTGISGIVDPYGRVVAASPIFERTVVTGDVRFLNGRTIYGRTGDAFALACALLTLLALVATWRRAAPHPR
- a CDS encoding SPOR domain-containing protein; this translates as MDRTALTMADDTTRGVHLNEKQLVFALMAAGVICGVMFLFGVLVGRGVQAERGPVAEGAMMSAPQAVPDSQPAADAAGAKPTGSQTDDFSYAKRLSQPEAPAEPLKAPTTAATPAGGTISTDLPQPPPDAPDDSPAAGRAEATATGPFTVQVAAVKKRSDADVVVKRLKAKGYEARVVAPEAGDRTGVFRVKVGTYKTRHDADAVARKIESEGQYKPWVTR